From the Ruminiclostridium josui JCM 17888 genome, one window contains:
- a CDS encoding methyl-accepting chemotaxis protein, giving the protein MFKLMDNAKIRVKLVLLIFAMIIGMVLVGSMGWLQTRKAQEALNTMYNNNLNQVANLSNAGTDLMTDFTNILRLIASDDTSYQMAVLSDIIGKEKNLDDGIKKISTSNLGSEGAMIYASIKENLTAWKEIKNKIIELSTSGNTPEASTLYSDKGDTVFRKLESSVTSLINANIKEASDVYKKSLESARQASLFLIILIIAVSLICILIGAIIVRSITCPISTIVSIIRKTAGFDLVFDESYNSMIKRRDEIGIIINSISDMRHSLHNTITKLHNISGTMAANSEELTASTAESTKSITRVTQSLDEIAKGNANQAEVVSKTSGHITEIAEHISQANDATIENEKAVILSLEAVSEGYEAVILASQKVQENISVSEDVNKSLEDLSKSIIKVGSISDVINSLASQTNLLSLNAAIEAARAGAAGKGFAVVADEIRKLAEESSSAAKEITAIIQAIIAKNTITANKIERAKEIEAEQSSAVNITKHAFDKIKTSVEAIADKTKKVSEMLATIDKASKEISSHTHDLTTLAEESAASSEEISASSQQQLSAMEIIAKASSDLAIMAQQLDSEINKFRL; this is encoded by the coding sequence ATGTTTAAACTAATGGATAATGCTAAGATAAGAGTAAAGCTTGTGTTATTAATATTTGCAATGATTATTGGAATGGTTCTTGTTGGGAGTATGGGCTGGCTTCAGACTAGGAAGGCCCAGGAAGCTCTTAACACCATGTATAATAATAATCTTAATCAAGTTGCAAATCTAAGTAACGCCGGAACTGATTTAATGACCGATTTTACAAATATCTTAAGGCTTATTGCGTCTGATGACACAAGTTATCAAATGGCTGTTCTAAGCGATATTATAGGAAAAGAAAAAAATCTCGACGATGGCATTAAAAAAATTTCTACTTCAAATTTAGGTTCTGAAGGAGCAATGATATATGCATCAATAAAAGAGAACCTAACAGCATGGAAAGAAATCAAGAATAAGATTATTGAATTATCCACATCGGGCAACACCCCAGAAGCCTCCACCCTATACAGTGATAAAGGTGATACTGTATTTCGCAAACTTGAATCAAGTGTAACTAGTCTTATAAACGCCAACATAAAAGAAGCTTCGGATGTGTATAAGAAAAGTCTGGAATCTGCAAGACAAGCATCCCTTTTTCTGATTATTTTGATAATAGCCGTTTCTCTAATCTGTATATTGATAGGAGCTATAATTGTCAGATCAATAACATGTCCCATTTCAACTATTGTTTCCATTATAAGAAAAACAGCGGGTTTTGATTTAGTTTTTGATGAATCATACAATTCAATGATTAAGCGCAGGGATGAAATTGGCATAATAATTAATTCCATATCAGATATGAGACACTCCTTACATAATACTATTACCAAGCTACACAATATATCAGGTACCATGGCTGCTAATTCTGAAGAGCTGACAGCTTCTACTGCCGAGAGTACAAAGAGTATTACCCGTGTAACCCAATCACTTGACGAAATTGCAAAGGGAAATGCCAACCAGGCAGAAGTTGTAAGCAAAACCAGTGGGCATATTACAGAAATTGCAGAACACATATCCCAAGCCAATGACGCTACCATCGAAAATGAGAAAGCGGTAATACTGTCACTAGAAGCTGTTTCAGAAGGCTATGAGGCCGTAATATTAGCATCCCAAAAGGTACAGGAAAATATTTCTGTTTCTGAAGATGTAAACAAGTCATTGGAAGACTTAAGCAAGTCTATTATTAAGGTAGGAAGTATATCAGATGTAATAAATTCTTTAGCATCTCAGACAAATTTATTGTCATTAAATGCCGCTATAGAGGCTGCCAGAGCCGGAGCAGCCGGTAAAGGCTTTGCGGTGGTTGCAGATGAAATACGCAAGCTAGCTGAAGAATCATCCTCTGCTGCTAAAGAAATTACTGCCATAATTCAAGCAATAATAGCAAAGAACACTATAACAGCCAATAAAATAGAAAGAGCAAAAGAAATAGAGGCTGAACAGTCTTCTGCTGTTAATATTACAAAACATGCTTTTGATAAAATAAAAACATCTGTAGAAGCTATCGCAGATAAAACTAAGAAAGTATCTGAAATGCTAGCCACAATTGACAAAGCCTCCAAAGAAATTTCAAGCCATACACATGATCTGACAACTTTAGCGGAAGAATCCGCAGCCAGTTCCGAAGAAATTTCAGCTTCAAGTCAGCAGCAACTTTCTGCAATGGAGATAATAGCAAAGGCTTCAAGTGACTTGGCTATTATGGCTCAACAATTGGATAGTGAAATCAATAAATTCAGACTGTAA
- a CDS encoding SH3 domain-containing protein, with the protein MKNIENFIKKTFFMILAVVITGVNVLQPTTVNAYTTGATFSTYYTTDNVNVRKGPGTSYASYGIIPANTVLWTGQYQGTSGSWIKIRIFNSKTETTGYINSSYLKTTTTNRFYTATDNVNIRKGPGTSYGIITTIPKGADQRLWYAHKVHANGYTWVATDGANSNISLGSSGYYIGAYAWVALDYFK; encoded by the coding sequence ATGAAAAATATTGAGAATTTCATTAAAAAAACATTTTTTATGATTCTAGCGGTTGTTATTACAGGAGTTAATGTATTACAACCCACCACTGTTAATGCATATACAACCGGAGCAACATTTTCTACATATTATACAACTGATAATGTTAATGTACGAAAAGGTCCTGGTACATCCTATGCTTCATATGGGATAATCCCTGCAAATACTGTACTTTGGACTGGTCAATATCAAGGAACATCTGGATCCTGGATTAAAATAAGAATTTTTAATAGTAAAACAGAAACAACAGGATATATTAATAGTTCATATCTAAAGACAACTACTACTAATAGGTTTTATACAGCAACTGATAATGTAAATATACGAAAAGGTCCTGGTACATCTTATGGTATAATAACAACTATTCCTAAAGGTGCAGACCAACGGTTATGGTATGCTCATAAAGTGCATGCGAATGGTTATACTTGGGTTGCAACAGACGGTGCTAATAGTAATATAAGCCTAGGTTCAAGTGGATATTATATAGGTGCATATGCATGGGTTGCTTTAGATTATTTTAAATAG
- a CDS encoding diacylglycerol/lipid kinase family protein, whose translation MRHVFIINPAAGKGRALELIPVIENYFKGTHHKYVLKITEYPGHATKIAREYAESEICRIYSIGGDGTVNEIVNGIAGTRASLGVIPAGSGNDFIRSIHGEYKAKEIVSETISGEERSLDLARANGKYFINISSIGFDADIVYNARKFKRLPYIPGRMAYLFSLIYTTFKNKINEVKVTIDDNEEFDLKILLAAVANGRFYGGGMLPVPDAVLDDGFLDVCLVREVSRFKILTLFPKYIKGEHGQLEYVSFKRAKKIKIESKDTIALNIDGEILTGKEIEFEILKGAINVIYPVGMTTNESVVNI comes from the coding sequence TTGAGACACGTCTTTATAATAAATCCCGCTGCCGGGAAGGGAAGGGCTTTGGAGCTTATACCGGTAATTGAGAACTATTTCAAGGGGACACACCATAAGTATGTATTAAAAATAACTGAGTATCCGGGACATGCAACAAAAATTGCCCGTGAATACGCAGAGAGTGAAATATGCAGGATATACTCCATTGGTGGGGATGGGACTGTAAATGAAATAGTAAACGGGATAGCAGGAACAAGAGCTTCCTTGGGGGTTATACCAGCAGGCTCTGGAAATGATTTTATAAGAAGCATACATGGAGAATATAAGGCTAAGGAAATAGTATCTGAAACCATAAGCGGAGAGGAAAGAAGTTTAGATTTGGCAAGGGCAAACGGGAAATACTTTATAAATATTTCTTCCATAGGGTTTGATGCCGATATTGTTTATAATGCCCGGAAATTTAAAAGACTGCCGTATATACCAGGAAGAATGGCATACCTGTTTTCATTAATATATACAACTTTCAAAAATAAAATAAATGAGGTAAAAGTCACTATAGACGATAATGAGGAGTTTGATTTAAAAATACTTCTTGCCGCAGTTGCCAACGGAAGGTTTTATGGCGGGGGAATGCTGCCTGTCCCAGATGCAGTTCTGGATGACGGATTCCTTGATGTATGTCTAGTTAGAGAAGTTAGTAGGTTCAAGATTTTAACATTATTTCCAAAGTATATAAAAGGTGAACACGGACAATTAGAATATGTTAGCTTTAAAAGAGCAAAGAAAATAAAAATTGAAAGTAAAGACACAATCGCACTTAATATAGACGGAGAAATTCTTACAGGAAAGGAAATTGAGTTTGAAATACTAAAAGGGGCTATTAATGTAATTTATCCTGTAGGTATGACAACTAACGAAAGTGTAGTTAATATTTAA
- a CDS encoding exonuclease SbcCD subunit D: protein MKIIHTGDWHIGKMVNEFSMLEDQEYILNQLISVISDEKPDALVIAGDIFDRSIPPVDAIELVDRVFNTVLLELKVPILAIAGNHDSAERLSFASKILTNNGLHIVGRFDGNVRKVVLQDNFGSVNFYLLPYSDPRNIRHILQDNEISTHDDAMKKLIEKVGQEMHENERNVMITHGYITYLGGHAEITSESERPLSIGGTDMVNSCYFNSFTYTALGHLHAPQRAGADNIRYSGSLLKYSFSEVNQKKGINVVEIDGNGNSHVNLIELKPKRDMRIIKGPIGELLKPEVYAASNTDDYIYAILTDKGELIDPISKLRSVYPNVMGLTKESVMIRDDNKTSASEGYKSKAKIELFQEFYSSIQGEPLTQEELKIVERVIGEVETGGSK, encoded by the coding sequence ATGAAAATAATTCACACAGGAGACTGGCATATTGGAAAAATGGTAAATGAGTTCAGTATGCTGGAGGATCAGGAATATATACTTAATCAACTTATATCCGTGATATCAGATGAAAAACCTGATGCTTTAGTAATCGCAGGAGATATATTTGACAGGAGCATACCCCCTGTAGATGCCATTGAACTGGTGGACAGAGTTTTCAATACTGTCCTTCTTGAACTCAAAGTTCCTATTCTTGCTATTGCAGGAAACCATGACAGTGCTGAGCGTTTATCATTTGCCAGTAAAATATTAACAAATAACGGGCTGCATATCGTGGGGCGCTTTGACGGTAATGTTCGAAAAGTGGTATTACAAGATAATTTTGGTTCGGTTAACTTCTATCTTTTGCCCTACTCAGACCCACGTAATATAAGGCATATATTGCAGGATAACGAAATATCTACCCATGACGATGCCATGAAAAAGCTTATTGAAAAAGTGGGGCAAGAAATGCATGAAAATGAAAGAAATGTAATGATTACCCATGGGTACATAACATATCTTGGAGGACATGCGGAAATTACCAGTGAATCAGAGAGACCCCTTAGTATCGGAGGTACGGATATGGTTAATTCATGTTATTTTAACTCCTTTACCTATACTGCCCTTGGACATCTACATGCGCCTCAACGGGCAGGTGCAGATAATATAAGGTATTCTGGCTCTTTGCTGAAATACTCCTTTTCGGAGGTTAACCAGAAGAAGGGGATAAATGTAGTTGAAATTGACGGTAATGGTAATTCACATGTAAATTTGATAGAACTTAAACCTAAGAGGGATATGCGAATTATAAAAGGCCCTATAGGGGAGCTTTTAAAGCCTGAAGTGTACGCAGCTTCAAATACTGATGATTATATATATGCAATATTAACAGACAAAGGCGAGCTTATTGACCCTATATCAAAGCTAAGAAGCGTTTATCCTAATGTAATGGGACTTACAAAGGAAAGTGTAATGATTCGGGATGATAATAAAACTTCCGCCTCCGAGGGCTATAAATCCAAGGCAAAAATAGAGCTGTTTCAGGAATTCTATAGCTCAATACAGGGGGAACCTTTGACACAGGAAGAACTAAAAATTGTGGAGAGGGTAATAGGTGAGGTAGAAACAGGAGGGAGTAAATGA
- a CDS encoding AAA family ATPase, whose translation MKPLKLTISAFGPYAQKQVIDFTTLTEQIFVISGPTGAGKTTIFDAISFALFGEASGSSRDRDSLRSDFAEPGIETFVEMEFELKGKIYRIRRSPQQEQKKLRGEGYTIRNADAELLMPDGTLITKIINVDERINQLLGINKSQFKQIVMLPQGEFRKLLESDSSDREIIFRKIFGTEDFAEIQKRLDEDRACLEKSVHDLKTEIATHINHFDVGEDLALDEIRTAQNVNFTQFIDRVQLLMQQDKSIIDEIKAELNTTAKEQALLQKEITKCTEVNKKLSDTAQSKQQYEGLKARENEFREKEKILEYARKTLPISEVDEQCRKVEKALEVKTEELELAKQELEKRKLEFRNTEESLNTHIGLEPEIKKHETELALLEKMLPKVIQYDKGLKQLENVREEYTKATGELEKAQKDIETSKELESRQAENLKLLYTTEAECINLEKQISENTKLLKELDGIRKLIGVCQEEIGSLQKKRAEFAIFEKDFYEFRSRLELMEDTYIQGQAGILAKTLSDNSPCPVCGALDHPKPAEMPSSIPTEEQIRNKKSEFSKLTEQRTEKSKEISELSGSVESKRQEILSRLNALDDNVLIYDNMALVERGQFEIVLGHINTTGVQLKEKTIELKAQYKSKKDFADKKSILEKKHTENRQRLKALERSVQSLTTRKTGILENITRLQTEVQTIENEISEDIRSTSKLKAKIEEQRSKINKFCEQYEELKKLHESSREAVSNAEREVAIRVSSIEEGTKEIARLQKLLKEKLESSNFADYQQFLSMKKTQEEIDILQQEINDYYQNLKSIYDLYRRLEEETKGLEIQDIALLNERLGELEKKQQLLQERHNIVFSRFNNNSKTIKQLTGSIEKLNQLEEKYKIIGKLARVAKGDNPQRITFERYVLAAYFDEIIIAANHRLTRMTGSRYYLKRKEEKGKGRAQQGLELEVFDNYTGKARHVKTLSGGEGFKASLALALGLADIVQSYSGGISLDTLFVDEGFGSLDPESLDSAIECLTEIQKTGRLVGVISHVTEIKERIQSVLEVISNKEGSFINFNI comes from the coding sequence ATGAAACCGTTAAAACTTACAATTAGTGCCTTCGGGCCGTATGCACAAAAACAGGTTATTGATTTTACTACCCTTACCGAACAGATATTCGTAATATCGGGGCCAACAGGGGCAGGAAAGACTACAATTTTTGACGCTATTAGCTTTGCACTTTTCGGTGAAGCTTCAGGAAGCAGCAGGGACAGGGATAGTCTGCGAAGCGATTTTGCAGAACCGGGGATAGAGACATTTGTTGAAATGGAGTTTGAGCTCAAAGGTAAAATATACAGAATAAGAAGATCCCCTCAGCAGGAGCAAAAGAAGCTAAGGGGAGAAGGGTACACCATAAGGAATGCCGATGCAGAGCTTCTGATGCCGGACGGAACTTTGATTACAAAAATAATAAATGTAGATGAGCGTATAAATCAGCTTCTTGGTATTAATAAATCACAATTTAAGCAAATTGTAATGCTTCCTCAGGGAGAATTCAGAAAACTTCTGGAATCTGACAGTAGCGATAGGGAAATTATTTTCAGAAAGATATTTGGAACTGAGGATTTTGCAGAAATACAAAAAAGACTTGATGAAGATAGAGCCTGTCTGGAAAAATCCGTTCATGACCTTAAAACGGAGATAGCTACCCATATAAATCATTTTGATGTAGGGGAGGACCTAGCACTGGATGAAATCAGGACTGCTCAAAATGTTAATTTTACGCAGTTTATTGATAGAGTCCAACTGCTGATGCAACAGGACAAGTCTATAATAGATGAAATCAAGGCTGAATTAAATACTACGGCAAAAGAACAGGCCTTGCTTCAGAAAGAGATTACAAAATGTACAGAAGTAAACAAAAAGCTTTCAGACACAGCGCAATCAAAACAACAGTACGAAGGTCTTAAAGCCAGAGAGAATGAGTTCCGTGAAAAGGAGAAAATTCTTGAATATGCAAGAAAAACTTTGCCTATAAGTGAAGTAGATGAGCAGTGCAGGAAAGTAGAGAAAGCACTGGAAGTAAAGACCGAAGAATTGGAGCTGGCAAAGCAGGAACTTGAGAAACGGAAGTTGGAGTTCAGAAATACAGAGGAGAGCTTAAATACTCATATAGGATTGGAACCTGAAATAAAAAAACATGAGACTGAACTTGCATTATTGGAAAAGATGCTTCCAAAGGTCATCCAATATGATAAGGGATTAAAACAGTTAGAGAATGTCAGAGAAGAGTATACCAAAGCAACAGGAGAACTTGAAAAGGCTCAGAAGGATATTGAAACAAGCAAAGAACTGGAAAGCCGGCAGGCAGAAAATCTGAAACTGCTTTATACAACCGAGGCTGAATGTATAAATCTTGAAAAACAAATATCAGAAAACACAAAGCTGCTGAAGGAACTCGATGGAATTAGGAAGCTTATAGGTGTATGTCAGGAAGAGATAGGCAGTCTCCAAAAGAAGAGGGCTGAGTTTGCTATCTTTGAAAAGGATTTTTATGAATTCAGAAGCAGGTTGGAGTTAATGGAAGATACTTACATACAAGGTCAAGCAGGAATACTTGCTAAAACCCTGAGTGATAATTCTCCTTGCCCTGTGTGCGGAGCTCTTGACCATCCAAAGCCTGCTGAAATGCCATCTTCTATTCCAACGGAAGAACAGATTAGGAATAAAAAATCGGAATTTTCCAAGTTAACTGAGCAAAGGACAGAAAAATCCAAGGAAATTTCAGAATTAAGCGGAAGTGTAGAAAGCAAACGTCAAGAGATACTCAGCAGACTTAATGCTCTGGATGATAATGTATTGATTTATGACAATATGGCATTAGTGGAAAGAGGTCAATTTGAAATAGTTCTTGGACATATAAATACAACAGGGGTTCAACTTAAAGAAAAAACTATTGAATTAAAAGCTCAGTATAAATCAAAAAAAGACTTTGCAGACAAAAAAAGCATATTAGAAAAGAAGCATACTGAAAATCGCCAAAGATTGAAAGCACTGGAAAGGTCTGTTCAGAGCCTGACTACACGAAAAACCGGTATACTTGAGAATATTACAAGACTGCAAACCGAAGTGCAAACTATTGAGAATGAGATTTCAGAAGATATACGTTCCACATCGAAACTAAAAGCAAAAATTGAAGAACAAAGGTCTAAAATTAATAAATTTTGTGAACAGTATGAAGAGCTTAAAAAGCTTCATGAATCCTCTAGAGAGGCTGTAAGCAATGCAGAAAGGGAAGTTGCTATAAGAGTTTCCTCCATAGAGGAAGGCACAAAAGAAATTGCTAGGCTGCAAAAACTTTTAAAGGAAAAACTTGAGTCTTCTAATTTTGCAGATTACCAGCAATTTTTGAGTATGAAAAAAACTCAGGAGGAAATTGACATACTCCAGCAGGAAATAAACGACTACTATCAAAACTTGAAATCAATTTATGATTTGTATAGGCGTCTTGAGGAGGAAACAAAAGGACTGGAAATACAAGATATTGCACTGCTAAATGAACGCCTTGGGGAGTTAGAGAAAAAACAGCAGTTGCTTCAGGAGCGACATAACATAGTGTTTTCCAGATTCAACAATAATTCGAAAACAATAAAACAGCTTACTGGAAGCATTGAAAAATTGAATCAGCTTGAGGAAAAATACAAAATAATCGGAAAACTTGCCAGAGTTGCTAAAGGGGATAATCCTCAAAGGATAACATTTGAGAGATATGTATTGGCAGCTTACTTTGACGAAATAATTATTGCGGCAAATCATAGACTAACTAGAATGACAGGTTCAAGATACTATTTAAAGAGAAAAGAGGAAAAAGGAAAGGGTCGGGCTCAACAGGGTTTGGAGCTGGAGGTTTTCGACAATTATACAGGAAAGGCTCGTCATGTTAAGACTCTTTCGGGAGGAGAGGGTTTTAAAGCTTCCCTTGCTCTCGCTTTGGGTTTAGCTGATATTGTACAGTCCTATTCCGGAGGGATTAGCCTTGATACCCTGTTTGTTGATGAGGGCTTTGGCTCCCTTGACCCTGAATCTCTGGATAGTGCTATAGAATGTCTCACTGAAATTCAAAAAACAGGACGATTAGTAGGGGTAATTTCACATGTAACTGAAATAAAAGAGAGAATACAATCAGTGCTTGAAGTAATTTCAAACAAAGAAGGAAGCTTTATAAATTTCAATATATAA
- the glgB gene encoding 1,4-alpha-glucan branching protein GlgB yields MRKNLVEAATSIINGECKDPHSYLGMHLVGAEGKNLQTVVRVYQPTAKMVELLDISAGNSFPMKKLCNEGIYEIIFPDRSDIFEYKLKITDSTGNSFSTHDPYSFWPVISEYDTHLFNQGNHHRIYEKLGAHVMTHNNVKGTLFAVWAPCAKRVSVVGDFNQWDGRRHQMRELGSSGVWELFIPLVSSGDLYKFEIKTIDNNLILKADPYAFYAEKRPNTASIVMDIDNYTWCDDQWISSREEKDVFNNPLSIYELHLGTWSTAAEPDENGDIYINYRIIADRLIPYIKYMGYTHIELLPVAEHPYDGSWGYQVTGYYAVTSRYGKPEDFMYFVDMCHQNDIGVLLDWVPAHFPKDAHGLARFDGSALYEHSDPRQGEHPEWGTLVFNHGRNEVRNFLISNAVFWFEKYHIDGLRVDAVASMIYLDYAKKPGQWIPNKYGGNLNLEAADFLKQLNTTVFNYFKGVIMVAEESSSWPMITKPPYMGGLGFTFKWNMGWMNDFLKYIKMDPIYRKYHHNLITFSLMYAFSENYILVLSHDEVVHGKCSMLSKQPGDYWQKFAGLRATYGYTYGHPGKKLLFMGGEYGQFIEWNDKKGLDWHLLDYEMHKKMQTYVRDLNTLYRESKALYEVDLSYDGFEWIDCNDNDHSVVSFIRKGKDYHDMLIFVCNFTPAVNYNYCIGVPFDLEYELVMNSNYEKYGGYDSDDSNKIYSVIKEPLHGRPFKLCLTIPSFGVLVFRPIFKDS; encoded by the coding sequence ATGAGAAAAAATTTGGTTGAAGCAGCTACAAGTATTATAAATGGTGAATGTAAAGATCCTCATTCTTACCTGGGAATGCACCTGGTGGGTGCGGAAGGTAAGAATCTTCAAACCGTTGTCAGAGTATATCAACCTACTGCTAAAATGGTTGAGCTTCTGGATATTTCCGCGGGCAACTCATTTCCAATGAAAAAACTTTGTAATGAGGGAATTTATGAAATAATATTTCCAGACAGAAGTGATATTTTTGAATATAAGCTCAAAATAACAGACAGCACAGGAAACAGTTTCTCAACACATGACCCTTACAGTTTCTGGCCTGTTATATCAGAATATGACACACATCTTTTTAATCAAGGCAATCACCACAGGATTTACGAAAAGCTGGGTGCACATGTCATGACCCATAATAATGTAAAAGGAACCCTTTTTGCAGTTTGGGCCCCTTGTGCTAAGCGTGTAAGTGTGGTGGGAGATTTCAACCAATGGGATGGGCGCAGACACCAAATGCGTGAACTGGGTTCGTCAGGCGTTTGGGAATTATTTATACCTCTTGTATCAAGCGGAGATTTATATAAATTTGAGATTAAGACCATTGATAATAATCTGATTTTAAAAGCCGATCCTTACGCTTTTTACGCTGAAAAGAGGCCTAACACAGCCTCAATTGTCATGGACATAGATAATTACACTTGGTGTGATGACCAATGGATAAGCTCAAGGGAAGAAAAAGATGTATTCAATAACCCTCTGTCAATATATGAACTTCATCTGGGAACTTGGTCAACTGCCGCAGAACCTGATGAAAATGGAGACATATATATAAATTACAGAATTATTGCTGATAGACTAATTCCGTATATAAAATATATGGGATATACTCACATTGAATTATTACCTGTTGCCGAGCATCCCTATGATGGTTCCTGGGGATATCAGGTCACTGGCTATTATGCTGTCACAAGCCGGTATGGAAAACCTGAAGATTTTATGTATTTTGTTGACATGTGCCATCAGAATGATATCGGTGTCTTGTTAGACTGGGTTCCTGCTCATTTTCCTAAAGATGCACATGGATTGGCACGATTTGATGGATCAGCCTTATACGAACATTCAGACCCACGTCAGGGTGAACATCCTGAATGGGGTACTCTTGTTTTTAATCATGGACGCAATGAGGTGCGGAATTTTCTTATATCAAACGCTGTATTCTGGTTTGAAAAGTATCATATAGATGGTTTGAGGGTAGATGCTGTTGCATCTATGATTTATCTGGACTATGCGAAAAAGCCAGGTCAGTGGATTCCAAACAAATACGGTGGAAACTTAAACCTTGAGGCTGCTGATTTTTTAAAGCAGCTTAATACAACGGTCTTCAATTATTTTAAAGGTGTAATCATGGTGGCTGAGGAGTCCTCTTCATGGCCTATGATTACAAAACCACCTTATATGGGCGGTCTTGGGTTTACCTTCAAATGGAATATGGGCTGGATGAACGATTTTCTGAAATATATAAAAATGGACCCTATTTACAGAAAATACCATCACAATCTTATTACATTTTCTCTTATGTACGCTTTTAGTGAAAACTATATTCTCGTTCTTTCTCACGACGAAGTTGTACATGGCAAATGCTCAATGTTAAGCAAACAGCCGGGAGATTACTGGCAGAAGTTTGCAGGGCTTCGAGCCACTTATGGTTACACCTATGGGCATCCGGGTAAAAAGCTTCTGTTTATGGGAGGCGAGTACGGACAATTCATTGAGTGGAACGACAAAAAAGGCTTGGATTGGCATCTTCTGGACTATGAAATGCATAAAAAGATGCAAACCTATGTTAGGGATTTAAATACTTTGTACAGGGAAAGCAAAGCTTTATATGAAGTGGATTTAAGCTATGACGGCTTTGAATGGATAGACTGCAATGATAATGACCATAGTGTGGTTTCCTTTATAAGAAAGGGCAAGGATTACCACGACATGCTGATTTTTGTTTGCAATTTTACACCTGCGGTCAATTATAATTATTGCATTGGCGTACCTTTTGACTTGGAGTATGAGCTTGTTATGAACAGTAACTATGAAAAATATGGCGGGTATGACTCGGATGATTCAAATAAAATATATTCGGTGATTAAGGAACCTCTCCATGGAAGACCATTTAAACTTTGTCTTACAATACCATCCTTTGGTGTACTTGTTTTTAGACCAATATTCAAAGACTCCTGA
- a CDS encoding sugar ABC transporter substrate-binding protein gives MRIKQLIILLSLTSLIIIVFSSGCSYKNQAKNSDKLIIGLSMATLHEERWQRDVDALKAKAKAEGAEILFRSANNNIDTQISQVENLLSKGIDILIIVAQDYERSQQAVQLARNKGIRVICYDRLIRNANTDFYVSFDNIKVGEYMASLMVSKVPKGNYIIINGARTDNNSFMYNKGYKNILGKYIYEGSIKIVDEVWANDWNPEDAYRCVDKALRAGKKIDAVIAANDGLAGSAIEALSKKHLEGKVPVAGHDADISGCQRVAEGTQLLTVYKPIDQLAAKAIDVAMGLLKNDYYACNKVINDGEYDIPYEVVEPVAVTKDSLIDTVINSGFHKLEDVYKHVPRDKWPIKG, from the coding sequence ATGAGGATTAAGCAACTAATAATACTCCTTTCACTTACAAGTCTGATTATTATAGTTTTTTCATCCGGTTGTTCTTACAAAAACCAAGCGAAAAACTCTGACAAATTAATCATTGGACTTTCTATGGCTACTCTCCACGAAGAGCGTTGGCAAAGAGATGTGGATGCCCTAAAGGCAAAAGCTAAAGCTGAAGGAGCTGAAATTCTTTTTCGTAGTGCAAACAACAACATAGATACTCAGATTTCCCAGGTTGAAAATTTACTGTCAAAAGGTATAGACATTCTTATAATTGTCGCCCAAGACTACGAAAGATCTCAACAAGCTGTCCAATTAGCCAGAAATAAAGGAATAAGGGTAATTTGTTATGACAGACTCATTAGAAATGCAAATACTGATTTTTATGTCTCTTTTGATAATATAAAAGTTGGAGAATATATGGCATCACTGATGGTATCAAAAGTTCCCAAAGGAAATTACATAATAATAAATGGAGCTAGAACCGATAATAATAGCTTTATGTATAACAAAGGCTATAAAAATATATTGGGTAAATATATTTATGAAGGCTCTATAAAAATAGTTGATGAAGTCTGGGCAAATGACTGGAATCCAGAAGATGCCTATAGGTGTGTGGACAAGGCTCTTCGCGCAGGTAAAAAGATTGATGCAGTTATTGCGGCTAATGACGGCCTTGCCGGCTCAGCAATAGAAGCCCTTTCCAAAAAGCACTTGGAAGGGAAGGTTCCTGTTGCCGGGCATGATGCAGATATATCCGGCTGTCAAAGAGTAGCCGAAGGAACTCAGCTATTGACTGTTTACAAGCCTATAGACCAATTAGCAGCAAAGGCTATTGACGTTGCTATGGGCCTTTTAAAAAATGACTATTACGCCTGTAATAAAGTTATTAATGACGGTGAATATGATATCCCTTATGAGGTAGTAGAACCTGTGGCAGTCACAAAGGATTCACTTATTGATACTGTTATAAATTCAGGATTTCATAAGCTGGAAGATGTATACAAGCATGTTCCGCGAGATAAATGGCCAATTAAAGGTTAG